In Mercurialis annua linkage group LG5, ddMerAnnu1.2, whole genome shotgun sequence, a single genomic region encodes these proteins:
- the LOC126681616 gene encoding uncharacterized protein LOC126681616: MKPDKKEGSVSADTWASWKRDWDTAEAKRKSEVARANRLSEPSGAGTGPVRHTAGSRSATRHKTVMTEELGREPTLAELHVRLHLTKADRTVFVDKRSKDKNDRFQAELAAATQSQAAGEGSSSTPEPIDENELFLSLEAIKKQRVYGIGSASASYIGQSSRLRRGGSSQSQQQAVVSEEIEQRIAREVEERLEQRMRTVEAGFDERIRTELARLMTTLPPELRPQFPPPPPPPADDTTSLG; this comes from the exons ATGAAGCCAGATAAAAAAGAGGGCAGTGTTAGTGCTGATACTTGGGCGTCGTGGAAGCGAGACTGGGATACTGCTGAGGCTAAGAGGAAGTCTGAGGTAGCACGAGCTAATCGGCTGAGTGAGCCGTCCGGAGCTGGCACCGGACCGGTTCGACATACCGCAGGATCGAGATCGGCTACGAGGCATAAGACAGTTATG ACTGAGGAGCTCGGTCGAGAGCCCACTTTAGCTGAGTTGCATGTACGGTTGCACCTGACCAAAGCTGATCGGACTGTTTTCGTTGACAAGAgatcaaaggataaaaat GACCGTTTCCAGGCAGAGCTTGCTGCAGCGACCCAGTCTCAGGCGGCTGGAGAAGGGAGTTCGTCGACTCCAGAGCCGATCGACGAGAACGAGCTGTTTTTGTCTCTCGAGGCAATCAAGAAGCAGCGAGTCTACGGTATTGGTTCGGCTTCAGCATCCTACATCGGCCAGAGCAGCCGATTGCGCCGCGGCGGATCATCCCAGTCACAGCAGCAGGCGGTCGTTAGTGAGGAGATCGAGCAGCGCATTGCTAGAGAGGTTGAGGAGCGACTCGAGCAGCGGATgcgtactgtggag gcgggtttcgacgagcggatccgtactgagcTTGCGCGACTGATGACTACACTCCCACCGGAGTTACGACCGCAGTTTCCcccacctccacctccaccgGCTGACGACACTACTAGTTTGGGGTAG